The following coding sequences lie in one Blastopirellula retiformator genomic window:
- a CDS encoding formylglycine-generating enzyme family protein yields MLFFKQHWLTLTIGVAVGALGIAWLAGFWQIVVGVAVLAAVAGGAYALLRRRQQAEAAAVNVARPQRSKSRPEPEPTDTEALARLMLEQGRYSLLLRPQIAANLPPHLLEQARHAFDDMMTIVPEGDVLVGRAKPDDEHSQGYGGNLVRVEAVYLDRFQVTNEEYQEFVDAGGYEQMPLWDPEIWPAVLDFVDQSGLPGPRYWRNGRFIEGEERHPVVGVCWYEAAAYARWVGKRLPTDPEWIKAGAWPVPLPGAEPIQRRFPWGESMDQGRANLWGCGPEHVVPVDQYAPGASVAGCHQLIGNVWEWTSSRFGAWRAPGDQLVIDSAMRSLRGGAYDTYFDHQASCDYQSGDKAIARKHNIGFRCAVSYCDILPDEESFDGGEMEVELEAAAAAGGEN; encoded by the coding sequence ATGCTCTTCTTCAAACAACATTGGTTGACGCTGACGATCGGCGTCGCCGTCGGCGCGCTAGGAATCGCCTGGCTGGCCGGATTCTGGCAAATCGTAGTTGGCGTGGCCGTATTGGCGGCGGTAGCCGGCGGCGCCTATGCGCTGCTGCGACGTCGCCAGCAGGCGGAAGCCGCGGCCGTCAACGTAGCGCGCCCGCAAAGATCGAAATCTCGTCCCGAGCCAGAGCCGACCGATACCGAGGCCCTGGCTCGCTTGATGTTAGAGCAGGGACGCTACTCGCTGCTGCTCCGTCCTCAGATCGCGGCCAATCTGCCGCCCCATCTGCTGGAACAGGCGCGCCACGCGTTCGACGACATGATGACGATCGTGCCGGAGGGGGACGTGTTGGTCGGTCGCGCGAAACCGGACGACGAACATTCCCAAGGCTACGGCGGCAACCTGGTGCGGGTCGAAGCGGTCTATCTCGATCGTTTTCAAGTGACCAATGAAGAGTACCAGGAATTCGTCGACGCCGGCGGTTATGAACAAATGCCGCTGTGGGATCCAGAGATCTGGCCCGCCGTGCTCGACTTTGTCGATCAATCGGGGCTGCCTGGCCCGCGCTACTGGCGGAACGGACGCTTTATCGAAGGGGAGGAGCGTCATCCGGTGGTCGGCGTTTGCTGGTACGAAGCGGCGGCTTACGCCCGCTGGGTCGGCAAGCGTCTGCCGACCGATCCCGAATGGATCAAGGCTGGCGCCTGGCCGGTGCCGCTGCCTGGCGCCGAGCCGATTCAACGTCGTTTTCCGTGGGGCGAATCAATGGACCAAGGTCGGGCAAACCTTTGGGGCTGCGGTCCAGAGCATGTCGTTCCGGTCGATCAGTACGCACCGGGCGCGAGCGTCGCCGGTTGCCACCAACTGATTGGCAACGTCTGGGAGTGGACCTCCAGCCGCTTTGGCGCCTGGCGGGCTCCTGGAGATCAACTGGTGATTGATAGTGCGATGCGCAGCCTCCGCGGCGGCGCGTACGACACTTACTTTGATCACCAGGCTTCGTGCGATTATCAAAGCGGCGATAAGGCGATCGCTCGCAAGCACAACATCGGGTTCCGCTGTGCGGTCAGCTATTGCGATATTCTGCCGGACGAAGAATCCTTCGACGGCGGCGAGATGGAAGTAGAACTAGAAGCCGCCGCTGCGGCAGGCGGGGAGAACTAA
- a CDS encoding coiled-coil domain-containing protein: MTANPEQLLQVGYPALEEALEQLKAHNQGLEQFVEELVAELARLSAEFERRSQEASQAVAQQAADAQGASASSAELAQLQQTIQQHEQHLAAAQSELAAARAEAEQWKAQSGADQANQSLLAEAQQRNLELEQQLRDSAQAQRDLEESRGEIAHLKQQLAAVKIELLDAQQHFDRGDSFSEGHEDDFVELEDELARVRNRAAELTATVDRQQREIAAERAEWSTELKSMRTMLERQSGAIATRPAPPDESLSSTSVGTNTVVRESTQSRPMGGDNVVDSVMAQFAKLQRDINRRRANGQNR, encoded by the coding sequence GTGACTGCCAATCCAGAACAGTTGCTCCAGGTAGGCTACCCGGCCCTGGAGGAGGCGCTCGAGCAGCTCAAGGCTCACAATCAGGGCCTCGAGCAATTCGTAGAAGAACTCGTCGCGGAACTAGCACGACTCTCCGCCGAGTTCGAACGACGCTCGCAAGAAGCCTCACAAGCCGTCGCTCAGCAAGCGGCTGACGCTCAAGGCGCCTCCGCCTCGTCGGCCGAGCTGGCCCAACTGCAACAGACGATCCAACAGCACGAACAACATCTCGCCGCCGCCCAGTCGGAACTTGCCGCTGCGCGCGCTGAAGCGGAACAATGGAAGGCGCAAAGCGGCGCTGACCAAGCGAATCAATCGTTGCTAGCCGAAGCGCAGCAGCGCAACCTGGAACTTGAACAACAACTGCGAGACTCCGCTCAGGCCCAGCGAGATCTGGAAGAAAGCCGCGGCGAAATCGCCCATCTCAAACAACAACTGGCCGCCGTCAAGATCGAACTGCTCGATGCGCAGCAACATTTTGATCGGGGCGACAGCTTCAGCGAAGGGCACGAAGACGACTTCGTCGAGTTGGAAGACGAACTTGCTCGCGTCCGCAACCGGGCCGCCGAGCTAACCGCTACCGTCGATCGCCAGCAACGCGAAATCGCCGCCGAGCGAGCCGAGTGGTCGACCGAACTGAAGTCGATGCGGACGATGCTTGAACGGCAGTCGGGCGCCATCGCCACCCGTCCAGCGCCGCCTGACGAGTCGCTCTCGTCCACGTCGGTCGGCACCAACACCGTCGTCCGCGAGTCGACTCAGTCGCGTCCGATGGGGGGCGACAACGTTGTCGATTCGGTGATGGCCCAGTTCGCCAAACTTCAACGTGACATCAACCGTCGACGAGCCAACGGCCAGAATCGGTAA
- a CDS encoding rhodanese-like domain-containing protein: MTIRTNITLVAIMLLGVIASQTQAEDLKKLLARFEKDEIVLLDVREGVEWKKGHIEGAMLAPFSRIAFDPECRKIIASLPEGKDVYCYSNAGKRAFFAANYLSERNGQPATALKASMQSLISAGFKEADLRPKGFLEQIKEQEAKDLGK; the protein is encoded by the coding sequence ATGACGATTCGCACGAATATCACGCTCGTAGCGATTATGCTGTTGGGCGTCATCGCCAGTCAGACCCAAGCGGAAGATCTGAAGAAACTGCTCGCGCGATTCGAGAAGGACGAAATCGTGCTGCTCGACGTCCGCGAAGGGGTCGAGTGGAAGAAGGGACACATCGAGGGCGCGATGCTGGCGCCCTTCTCTCGGATCGCCTTCGACCCCGAATGCAGGAAGATCATCGCGTCGCTCCCCGAGGGAAAAGACGTCTACTGCTATAGCAACGCCGGCAAGCGAGCGTTCTTCGCTGCGAATTATCTCTCGGAACGAAACGGCCAGCCGGCAACCGCCTTGAAGGCTTCGATGCAGTCGCTGATCTCCGCCGGCTTCAAAGAAGCCGACCTGCGCCCGAAAGGTTTTCTCGAGCAGATCAAAGAACAGGAAGCGAAAGACCTCGGCAAGTAG
- the asnS gene encoding asparagine--tRNA ligase, giving the protein MQKITVRTALSADQVGNQVTLEGWVRTRRDSKAGFSFIELNDGSCMGNIQVVADGKLDNYEAEVKKLSPGCSLRVVGEIVASQGKGQTTEVQASEIHVYGWADVETYPLQKKRHSMEKLREWAHLRPRTNTFGAVFRVRNCVSRSIHNFFQERGFLYVHTPIITASDCEGAGEMFKVTTLDLEAPPKQNGKVDYTQDFFERPSYLTVSGQLEGEIFATALGNVYTFGPTFRAENSNTSRHLAEFWMVEPEMAFVDLEGNMQVAEDFIKRIISDVLRDCGDDLQFFNDRIDDTVLSTLTLMADSEFLRVSYTDAIDVLLKSGQKFEYKVDWGTDLQSEHERFLTEVHFKQPVILHDYPRTIKPFYMRCNEDGKTVRAMDVLAPKVGEIIGGSQREERLDVLEGRMQEQGLNPADYWWYLELRKYGTIPHSGFGLGLERILQFITGMGNIRDVIPFPRTPGSAEF; this is encoded by the coding sequence ATGCAAAAAATCACCGTTCGCACCGCCCTCTCCGCCGATCAAGTCGGCAATCAAGTCACGCTCGAAGGCTGGGTTCGCACCCGCCGCGACAGTAAAGCCGGCTTCAGCTTTATCGAACTGAACGACGGCAGTTGTATGGGCAACATTCAGGTGGTCGCCGACGGCAAGCTCGACAACTACGAAGCCGAAGTGAAAAAGCTGTCTCCCGGCTGTAGTTTGCGGGTCGTGGGTGAAATCGTCGCATCCCAGGGCAAGGGTCAAACGACCGAAGTTCAAGCGAGCGAAATCCACGTCTACGGCTGGGCCGACGTCGAGACCTATCCGCTGCAGAAGAAGCGGCACTCCATGGAGAAGCTCCGCGAGTGGGCCCACCTGCGGCCGCGCACCAATACGTTTGGCGCCGTGTTCCGCGTGCGCAACTGCGTTTCGCGTTCGATCCACAACTTCTTCCAAGAGCGCGGCTTCCTGTACGTGCATACGCCGATCATCACCGCCAGCGACTGCGAAGGCGCCGGCGAGATGTTCAAGGTGACGACGCTCGACTTGGAAGCGCCGCCGAAACAAAACGGCAAGGTCGACTACACGCAAGACTTCTTCGAGCGGCCTTCGTACCTAACGGTCAGCGGACAGTTGGAAGGCGAAATCTTCGCGACGGCCCTTGGGAACGTCTACACGTTCGGTCCGACCTTCCGAGCCGAGAACTCCAACACCTCGCGTCACTTGGCCGAGTTCTGGATGGTTGAGCCCGAGATGGCGTTCGTTGACCTCGAAGGGAACATGCAGGTCGCCGAAGACTTCATCAAACGGATTATCTCGGACGTGCTACGCGACTGCGGCGACGACCTGCAGTTCTTCAACGACCGCATCGACGACACCGTCCTGTCGACGCTCACCTTGATGGCCGACAGCGAGTTCCTGCGAGTCAGCTACACCGACGCGATCGACGTGCTGCTGAAGAGCGGGCAGAAGTTTGAATACAAGGTCGATTGGGGAACCGATCTGCAGTCGGAGCACGAGCGTTTCTTGACCGAAGTCCATTTCAAACAGCCGGTGATTCTGCACGATTATCCGCGCACGATTAAACCGTTCTACATGCGTTGTAACGAAGATGGCAAAACAGTCAGGGCCATGGACGTCTTGGCCCCCAAGGTGGGCGAAATCATCGGCGGCAGCCAGCGTGAGGAACGATTAGACGTGCTGGAAGGACGAATGCAGGAGCAAGGACTCAATCCAGCCGATTATTGGTGGTATCTAGAACTGCGGAAATACGGCACGATCCCTCACTCTGGTTTTGGACTAGGGCTCGAGCGCATCCTACAGTTCATTACCGGCATGGGTAACATCCGCGATGTGATCCCCTTCCCCCGTACGCCGGGGAGCGCCGAGTTTTAA
- a CDS encoding divalent metal cation transporter, with protein sequence MSESNAPAPPESQSNHVQTDREILQDAYAKGGLAPLFAFVRLSGPGWLQSAITLGGGSLAGALYLGSLGGTNMLWLQLMAIILGVVMLSAISYVTLSTGQKPFGEINSHINPALGWGWVIATCLANMIFIMPQFSLCYDALDKNLLPGLIDGSVTSKWTVSIILLVAAGFVVLLNTRGGTGAKIFDVLLKLLVGMVVICFFGVVLLMAGQGALNWGEIFSGFIPDLSQLSAPTGDLAMLVDQTTENYRQFFYDKIVSNQSAVMIGAAATAVGINMTFLLPYSMLARGWDRPFRGMARFDLSTGMAIPYIIVTTCVVIASAGRFNGSNYNDPKIDPYWLSSDPAEVAKSPIFGGATAVITPLLKEKYADQYAEIAEDNAGQTKLQIAKEEKDLTASLAPEFLTKLNEPERLIVASLVQRNADQLSEALAPLVGKATARLIFGLGVFGMGFSTIIILMLINGYAFTEMLGAKAGGAPHVIGCIVAGLAGASWVVAWTGEARIWLAIAASSFAILLLPIAYTTFFLMMNSKRILGDQKPTGISMVAWNVLMVAAVVGAFGAAGQSLWGKWTDKNPANALATNVVLSLAVAYILAVFIGFFLRKPDAPKADAAE encoded by the coding sequence ATGTCCGAATCGAACGCTCCCGCTCCGCCCGAGTCTCAGAGTAACCACGTTCAGACCGACCGAGAAATTTTGCAGGACGCGTATGCCAAGGGGGGGCTCGCGCCGCTTTTCGCCTTCGTGCGCCTCTCGGGGCCGGGCTGGCTGCAAAGTGCGATCACGCTGGGGGGCGGTTCGCTTGCCGGCGCTCTCTATCTCGGTTCGCTCGGCGGCACTAACATGCTGTGGCTGCAGCTGATGGCGATCATCCTGGGCGTGGTGATGCTTTCGGCGATCAGCTATGTCACGCTCTCGACGGGCCAGAAGCCGTTTGGCGAAATCAATTCGCACATTAATCCGGCGCTTGGTTGGGGCTGGGTAATCGCGACCTGCCTGGCGAACATGATTTTCATCATGCCGCAGTTTTCGCTCTGCTATGACGCGCTCGACAAAAACCTGCTGCCCGGCTTGATCGACGGTAGCGTTACGTCGAAATGGACCGTTTCAATCATTCTGTTGGTGGCGGCAGGCTTCGTGGTCTTGCTTAATACCCGTGGCGGGACCGGGGCCAAGATCTTTGACGTGCTGCTGAAGCTGCTAGTCGGCATGGTAGTGATCTGCTTCTTTGGCGTCGTGTTGTTGATGGCGGGACAAGGAGCTTTGAACTGGGGAGAGATCTTCTCGGGCTTCATTCCGGACCTCAGTCAGTTGAGCGCTCCGACCGGCGACTTGGCGATGTTGGTCGATCAAACCACCGAAAATTATCGCCAGTTCTTCTACGACAAGATCGTCAGTAACCAAAGCGCCGTGATGATTGGCGCCGCAGCGACGGCGGTCGGCATCAATATGACCTTCCTACTGCCCTACTCGATGTTGGCTCGCGGTTGGGATCGCCCGTTCCGCGGCATGGCTCGCTTTGACCTTTCGACCGGTATGGCGATTCCCTACATCATCGTGACCACCTGTGTGGTGATCGCTTCGGCCGGCCGTTTTAACGGCAGCAACTACAACGATCCGAAAATCGATCCCTATTGGCTCAGCAGCGATCCGGCCGAAGTCGCCAAGTCGCCGATCTTTGGCGGCGCCACGGCCGTGATTACACCGCTGCTGAAGGAGAAATACGCCGACCAATACGCGGAAATCGCGGAGGACAACGCCGGCCAAACCAAGCTGCAGATCGCCAAAGAAGAGAAAGACCTGACCGCTTCGCTGGCGCCAGAGTTTCTGACGAAGTTGAACGAACCGGAACGGTTAATCGTCGCTTCGCTGGTACAGCGAAATGCCGACCAGTTGTCCGAAGCGCTCGCGCCGCTCGTCGGCAAAGCGACCGCTCGCTTGATCTTTGGTCTAGGCGTCTTCGGGATGGGCTTCTCCACGATCATCATCTTGATGCTGATCAACGGCTATGCGTTTACCGAGATGCTGGGCGCCAAAGCTGGCGGAGCCCCGCACGTGATCGGCTGCATCGTCGCCGGTCTGGCCGGAGCTTCGTGGGTGGTCGCCTGGACCGGCGAAGCCCGCATCTGGCTGGCGATCGCCGCGTCGAGCTTTGCGATCCTGCTGCTGCCGATCGCCTACACGACGTTCTTCCTGATGATGAACAGCAAGCGAATCCTGGGAGACCAAAAGCCGACCGGTATCTCGATGGTCGCCTGGAACGTGTTGATGGTGGCGGCGGTGGTCGGCGCCTTTGGGGCGGCTGGTCAGTCGTTGTGGGGTAAATGGACCGACAAGAATCCGGCGAACGCTCTGGCCACCAACGTGGTGTTGAGCCTAGCGGTCGCCTACATCTTGGCGGTCTTCATCGGCTTTTTCTTACGTAAGCCCGATGCGCCGAAAGCCGACGCCGCAGAATAG
- a CDS encoding NAD(P)/FAD-dependent oxidoreductase has protein sequence MAEKVVIIGSGPAGWTAAIYAARAEIQPLVFEGAPLQEHYDVGRGPLGQLAMTTEVENFPGFPSGDMTAYLDDSIDSELRQYMAPHMKHGVSGPELMELMRQQAKNFGTRVVGDDIVEVDFDVRPFRLKTREGETVEAHSVIIATGARANYLGLPSEAMYKNRGVSACAVCDGALPRFRDKPCIVVGGGDSAVEEADYMAKFASKVYLVHRREELRASKIMAERAEKNPKIEFVWNSVVEEVLGDDDNGVSGARIKNVVDDSSKVYEASGFFLGIGHTPNTDFLEGKLEMTDKKYLKWTVPFRTNTSVEGVFAAGDVADDYYRQAVTAAGTGCMSALDAERYLAAQGHH, from the coding sequence GTGGCCGAGAAAGTCGTCATTATTGGAAGCGGACCTGCCGGTTGGACTGCGGCGATCTACGCCGCTCGAGCGGAGATTCAACCTCTTGTGTTTGAAGGGGCGCCGCTCCAGGAACATTACGATGTTGGACGCGGACCGCTCGGTCAGCTCGCCATGACGACCGAAGTCGAGAACTTCCCCGGCTTTCCGTCAGGCGACATGACCGCCTATCTGGACGACTCGATCGATTCCGAGCTCCGCCAATACATGGCGCCCCACATGAAGCATGGCGTCAGCGGGCCGGAACTGATGGAGCTGATGCGTCAGCAAGCGAAGAACTTTGGCACCCGCGTTGTCGGCGACGATATCGTCGAGGTCGACTTCGACGTCCGTCCCTTCCGCCTGAAAACGCGTGAAGGAGAGACGGTCGAAGCTCACTCAGTGATCATTGCGACCGGCGCCCGGGCTAACTATCTCGGCCTCCCCTCAGAGGCGATGTACAAAAATCGCGGGGTTAGCGCCTGTGCGGTCTGCGACGGCGCCCTCCCCCGCTTCCGCGACAAACCTTGCATCGTGGTTGGCGGCGGCGACTCGGCGGTCGAAGAGGCCGACTACATGGCCAAATTTGCGTCGAAAGTCTACCTGGTTCATCGCCGGGAAGAGTTGCGAGCGTCGAAAATCATGGCTGAGCGGGCCGAAAAGAACCCCAAGATCGAGTTCGTCTGGAACTCGGTCGTCGAAGAAGTCTTGGGGGATGACGACAACGGCGTTTCCGGCGCCCGAATCAAGAACGTGGTCGACGACTCGTCGAAAGTATATGAAGCGTCCGGTTTTTTCCTGGGGATCGGCCACACGCCGAATACCGACTTCCTGGAAGGGAAGCTGGAAATGACCGACAAGAAATACCTCAAATGGACGGTTCCGTTTCGGACCAACACCAGCGTCGAAGGGGTCTTCGCCGCTGGGGACGTGGCTGACGACTACTATCGCCAGGCGGTTACGGCCGCGGGGACCGGTTGTATGTCCGCCCTGGACGCCGAGCGCTATCTCGCCGCGCAAGGTCACCACTAA
- the rpsB gene encoding 30S ribosomal protein S2, with amino-acid sequence MSTDGSANSVIKELVESGIHYGHRTSRWNPKMAPYIYAKKNQIHIIDVRETIRGLLRAKKYLTQVSEGGSLVLFVGTKRQAGAAIEREAERCGMPFINERWLGGTLTNFRTIRSRLTRLEELESILEGDELHKYSKKMQSSLAREHRKMYRNLNGLRTMNRLPETLVIIDPKKERNAIREAQSLGITTLALTDTDCDPDEIDLPVPGNDDGIRSIELFVKHLADAVIDGKHNIAMKGKDAAPAS; translated from the coding sequence ATGTCTACTGACGGCAGTGCAAACTCCGTAATCAAAGAACTGGTCGAATCGGGCATCCACTATGGTCACCGCACCAGCCGGTGGAACCCGAAAATGGCGCCGTATATCTACGCCAAAAAGAACCAGATCCACATCATCGACGTCCGCGAAACGATCCGCGGTCTGCTGCGTGCCAAGAAGTACCTGACGCAGGTCTCCGAAGGGGGCTCGCTGGTCTTGTTCGTCGGCACCAAGCGTCAAGCGGGCGCCGCGATCGAACGCGAAGCTGAACGTTGCGGCATGCCGTTCATCAACGAACGTTGGCTCGGCGGTACGCTCACCAACTTCCGCACCATTCGCAGCCGCCTGACCCGTCTGGAAGAGCTGGAATCGATTCTGGAAGGGGACGAACTGCACAAGTATTCGAAGAAGATGCAGTCGTCGCTGGCCCGCGAACATCGCAAGATGTACCGCAACCTGAACGGTCTGCGGACCATGAATCGCCTGCCGGAAACGCTGGTGATCATCGACCCGAAAAAAGAACGCAATGCGATTCGCGAAGCCCAATCGCTGGGAATCACGACGCTCGCCCTGACCGATACCGACTGCGATCCGGATGAAATCGATTTGCCGGTGCCGGGCAACGACGACGGCATTCGCTCGATCGAATTGTTCGTCAAGCACCTGGCCGATGCGGTCATCGACGGCAAGCACAACATCGCCATGAAGGGCAAAGACGCGGCGCCGGCTTCGTAA
- the tsf gene encoding translation elongation factor Ts — protein sequence MAGISAAAVKSLREKTGLPMMECKKALSEAGGDEDGAIRWLRENGAAIASKRSDRVTEFGRFGVYADVEKGVGAMVELKCESASVVQLDDFIALSDDMAKVLAEGPGAATAEELLAQPSTIKPGQTLGEVRDDLFNRVREVFNIGRMIRIDGSAGGYSHNSSTVAGVLIEVEGGDNETAKDVSMHIAAMRPSALTVEELDPKVVENERSILTEAARNEGKPEKIIEKMVEGRLRNFYAESVLLEQPFVKDDKQTVGAYAKSKGMTVKRFVHWSLGEEPSAEG from the coding sequence ATGGCAGGAATTTCGGCGGCTGCGGTGAAATCACTCCGCGAAAAGACCGGACTTCCCATGATGGAATGCAAGAAGGCGCTGTCCGAAGCGGGCGGCGACGAAGACGGCGCGATCCGCTGGTTGCGTGAAAACGGCGCCGCGATCGCCAGCAAGCGTTCGGATCGCGTGACCGAATTCGGTCGCTTCGGCGTTTACGCCGACGTCGAGAAGGGCGTTGGCGCCATGGTCGAACTGAAGTGCGAAAGCGCCTCGGTGGTCCAGCTCGACGACTTCATCGCTTTGTCCGACGATATGGCGAAAGTGCTGGCCGAAGGGCCGGGCGCTGCGACCGCCGAAGAGCTGTTGGCTCAACCGTCGACGATCAAGCCGGGTCAGACGCTGGGCGAAGTTCGCGACGACCTGTTCAATCGCGTTCGCGAAGTCTTCAACATCGGTCGTATGATCCGCATTGATGGGTCCGCCGGCGGTTATAGCCACAACAGCAGCACCGTCGCCGGTGTGTTGATCGAAGTCGAAGGTGGCGACAACGAAACCGCCAAAGACGTTTCGATGCACATCGCCGCGATGCGTCCTTCGGCCCTCACGGTTGAAGAACTCGATCCCAAGGTTGTCGAAAACGAGCGTTCGATTCTGACCGAAGCGGCTCGTAACGAAGGCAAGCCGGAAAAGATCATCGAAAAGATGGTCGAAGGTCGCCTGCGTAACTTCTACGCCGAGTCGGTTCTGCTCGAACAGCCGTTCGTGAAAGACGACAAGCAAACCGTTGGCGCCTACGCCAAGAGCAAGGGGATGACCGTCAAGCGGTTCGTCCATTGGAGCCTGGGTGAAGAGCCCTCGGCCGAAGGCTAG
- the pyrH gene encoding UMP kinase: MTQTDALSPHYSRIVLKLSGESFSRHGERGIAMDEVVHISRQIHQASQLGCQISVVIGGGNILRGGQFKNESAMIQEATAHYMGMLATVINGLALQDALESLGCETRLTTAIRMDGVAEPYIRRRAKRHLEKGRIVILAAGTGSPFVTTDTAAAQRALELEADILMKATRVDGVYSDDPEKNPHAIFYRNLDFATVQAQNLRVMDSTAITHCREHGMPILVFNYRTDGNIQRAVRGEHVGTLISPELQPVN; encoded by the coding sequence ATGACCCAAACGGACGCACTTTCGCCGCATTACTCTCGCATCGTTCTCAAGCTTTCCGGCGAGAGCTTTTCCCGCCATGGCGAACGCGGGATCGCCATGGATGAAGTGGTGCATATCTCGCGGCAAATCCACCAGGCCTCGCAGCTCGGCTGCCAGATCTCGGTGGTGATCGGCGGCGGTAACATCCTCCGCGGCGGTCAATTCAAGAATGAAAGCGCAATGATCCAAGAGGCGACGGCCCACTATATGGGGATGTTGGCCACCGTGATCAATGGGCTGGCGTTGCAGGACGCGCTCGAATCGCTGGGCTGCGAAACGCGGCTGACGACGGCGATTCGGATGGATGGCGTCGCCGAGCCCTACATTCGCCGCCGTGCGAAGCGGCACCTGGAGAAAGGTCGCATCGTGATCCTGGCGGCCGGAACCGGCAGTCCCTTTGTCACGACCGACACTGCCGCCGCTCAGCGAGCGCTGGAGTTGGAAGCGGACATCCTGATGAAAGCGACGCGGGTCGATGGGGTTTATAGCGATGACCCCGAGAAGAACCCCCACGCCATTTTCTATCGCAATTTGGATTTTGCGACCGTGCAAGCGCAAAACCTGCGAGTGATGGACTCGACCGCGATCACCCACTGCCGTGAACATGGCATGCCGATCTTGGTGTTCAACTACCGCACCGACGGCAACATTCAGCGTGCCGTGCGGGGCGAACATGTCGGGACGTTGATTTCTCCCGAACTACAACCGGTGAACTAG
- the frr gene encoding ribosome recycling factor, producing MSADTITTEAEDRMDKAIEHLKNNLSGIRTGRATPGLVDSLRVEVYGSLQPIKQIASVSVPEPTQLLIRPYDTSAIKDIEKAIVASDLGMAPQSDGRVIRLNVPALSTEVRKKLVARIKELAEEAKVSIRNVRRDCNKSAENAEKAKEIGEDIRDDIKNEIQELTKKFEEKVSEMAKARETEVMDG from the coding sequence ATGAGCGCTGACACAATTACAACGGAAGCCGAAGATCGCATGGACAAGGCGATTGAGCATCTGAAGAACAATCTTTCCGGCATACGAACTGGCCGTGCGACCCCGGGGCTTGTCGACTCGCTGCGCGTCGAGGTCTACGGTTCGCTGCAACCGATCAAGCAAATCGCATCGGTCAGCGTGCCTGAGCCGACCCAGTTGTTGATTCGCCCCTATGACACCAGCGCGATCAAGGACATCGAGAAAGCGATCGTCGCCAGCGATTTGGGAATGGCCCCGCAGAGCGATGGACGCGTGATCCGTTTGAATGTTCCGGCCCTGTCGACCGAAGTTCGCAAGAAGTTGGTCGCCCGGATCAAAGAACTGGCCGAAGAGGCGAAGGTCTCGATCCGCAACGTCCGCCGCGACTGCAACAAGTCGGCCGAAAACGCGGAGAAGGCAAAGGAGATCGGCGAAGACATCCGCGACGACATCAAGAACGAAATTCAAGAACTCACAAAAAAGTTTGAAGAAAAAGTCTCAGAAATGGCCAAGGCCCGCGAAACGGAAGTGATGGACGGCTAA
- a CDS encoding glycerophosphodiester phosphodiesterase produces MFSLVWAAVALVAGFGAASQASAGDARVKRILETKEPLVIGHRGASAFAPENTIPSFQLAIEQKADLVELDYYHSADGVPFCIHDKTYDRTTNANQQWKSKKTEIAAKDWSDIAGLDAGSWFDAKFAGVNVPKLDQAIEAIQAGSVTLIEHKQGDADTLIQLLKERDWTDKLVVQSFDWDFVARCAELEPSLAIAALGSDKLTAERIAPIVDKVEVIAWNYKFVDKAAADMVHKQGKKLFVYTVNDPQMAKQLVELGVDGIITDRPGEIGAAIRK; encoded by the coding sequence ATGTTTTCGTTAGTTTGGGCCGCCGTGGCGCTGGTCGCCGGTTTCGGCGCCGCTTCGCAAGCTTCGGCGGGAGACGCTCGGGTGAAACGCATTCTGGAAACCAAAGAGCCGCTGGTGATTGGACATCGGGGCGCCTCAGCATTCGCTCCGGAGAACACGATCCCGTCGTTCCAACTGGCGATCGAGCAGAAGGCGGACCTGGTGGAGCTCGACTACTACCACAGCGCCGATGGCGTGCCGTTCTGCATTCACGATAAGACCTACGATCGGACGACCAACGCCAACCAGCAGTGGAAGAGCAAGAAAACCGAAATCGCCGCCAAAGACTGGTCGGATATCGCCGGGCTGGATGCCGGCAGCTGGTTCGACGCGAAGTTCGCTGGCGTCAATGTGCCGAAACTTGATCAGGCGATCGAAGCGATTCAAGCTGGAAGCGTCACGCTGATCGAGCACAAGCAAGGAGACGCCGACACCCTGATCCAACTGCTTAAAGAGAGAGATTGGACCGACAAGCTGGTCGTCCAATCGTTCGACTGGGATTTCGTCGCTCGCTGTGCCGAACTAGAGCCTTCGCTGGCGATCGCCGCTTTGGGTAGCGACAAGTTGACCGCCGAGCGGATCGCCCCGATCGTCGACAAGGTCGAAGTGATCGCGTGGAACTACAAGTTCGTCGATAAGGCGGCCGCCGACATGGTTCACAAGCAAGGCAAGAAGCTATTCGTCTACACGGTCAACGATCCGCAAATGGCGAAACAGCTGGTCGAACTTGGCGTCGATGGCATCATCACCGATCGCCCCGGCGAGATTGGTGCCGCGATTCGCAAGTAG